The Candidatus Binatus sp. DNA segment CGCGTTGGCTCTCGACTACCGCGTCGCGACGCGAGATCTCCGCAGCTTCCCGCGCATCCCGGGACTCAAGACTCTGCTGTTGTAGAGTGCGCCGCGTCCCGTCATTCCGAGCGCAGCGAGGAATTCCGGATCCGGGTTCCCTCGTCGCAAGGCTCACTCGGGATGACACGGAACGACCCACTCCGTCATCTTGAGCGGAGGCTGCCGGAGTCGAAAGATCTCGATGTTCGACATATGCGCCGCATTCCAAGACGAACCCGCTACGATCGATTCCCCCCACGACATTCTGAAGCGACGGCTGCACAGCAGAAGAATCCCGGATTTTTTACCCTGACGCGCGATCCAGCACCTCATCGCCTCGGCGCTGCGCTCCTCGGCCGCCTCTCCCGCAAAAAAGCGGGCGAGGTATCGGGCGGCAGCCTCAGCTCAAGGTGCCAGCTCCGCTCACGATTACGGAAGAGTCGCACCGCTGCGGATCATGCAGAACCTCTATCGTTTAGCAGTATTGCGCATACTTCTAACAGCGCGTAGCGCGCATCTTAATTTTATTGCGATTCGGCCCTGCGGCCCGAAGTCGGCTTCGCGTCACCCAGGGGAGCGCCCTTCGAGGCTCAGGCTAAACTCCACCCGGGTGGAGTTCGCATCCCCTTTCTTCATCCCGACAGATTTGCTTTGAACAACTTGAGCGTGCGCTCCCACGCGTCTTTCGCCTCCCCAGGGGCGTACACATCGGTGCGCGTATCGTTGAAAAATCCGTGCGAGCATCCGTCGTAAACTTTCACTTCGCCCGCCTTGCTGAATTTTTTCAGCGCTGCGGCGAGCCGATCGACGTCTGCGCGCTGAATCCATCCGTCGTTCTCGCCGTATGCGTAAAAGATCGGACACCCGAGATCCCTTAACTTCTCGTCGCTCGGGATCTCGCCGTAAAACGGCGCCGACGCCGATATCTCTTTGCTCTCGCACGGCAGCAGCATCGCGTAGCTGCCGCCCATGCAATAGCCGGTCACGCCGATCCGCGATTGCTGCGTCTGCTTCTGCGCGCGCATCCAGGTCAGCGTCGATTTCAGATCCGCGATGCCGTCTTCCTTTTTCAGACCGCCCATCAGTTCGGCCGCGAGATTCGGCTCCGCAGCGACCTTGTTTCCCTGGCGCGAATAAAGATCCGGCGCGATCGCAAAATATCCTTCGCGCGCAAAACGCCGCGCGACGTCGCGGATATGATCGTTCAGCCCCCACCATTCCTGGATCACGATCACCGCAGGGCACGGTCCGCCCCCCGCCGGTTCCGCGATGAATGCCTTGATCTCGCACGCCGCGCCCTTGTAACTCGCCTCTCGCGTCAGGATGTCCGGAGATGCCATTTCCGTTTACCTCTTCTTTGAATATTCTCGCGTGCGCGATTTATTCCGCTGCCGATACCGGGATGAAACCCACCGTGCCGTTTTTCATCTTGATCTGCAGGAACTCGCCCGTGATGCCGGTGACGTGCACATACTTTTTGCGGCGGACCTGTCCGATCGCGTGGCTGGTGACGTCCGGATTTTCGTAAACCGACGAGTTCTTGGTCAGCAGAAACAGCTTGTTGAGCGGTTTGATCTTCGCCGGCCCTCCGGACGTGGACGCCGTCATCGTCGATGGCGCCGTTGCCGCGACCGGCGCCGGCGGCACGGCCGCAGCGGGCAGCAACTTCGCGTCGATTGCCCTTACCTGGTCGTATTCGACGTTGGCTTCGGCGGACCGGCCGGGTTCCGCCGCGAGCAGATTGCCGAGCGCCAGATGCGCCTGCGCATCCTTGGGAACGAGCCCGATCGCGGCGCGAATTTCAGCTTCCGCTTCCATCAATTTGCCCTGCTTGCGCAATGCTTCGGCCAGTTGCAGATGATGATTCGGGCGCTCCGGCTCGAGGATCACCGCGGCGCGGAACTGATTCTCCGCCGATCCCATCTGATTCTGATCGACGAACAGATTTCCCAGCACCACGTGCGTCGCGGCGTTTTTCGGATCCGTTTCGAGCACCTTCATGAACTCGACCTGGGCCGGACCGGCCTTATGCTCGAACACGTACAGATTGCCGAGCGCGATATGCGTCCGCGGATCGTTCGGCGCAACCTTGATTGCCTCGAGATAAGCGGCTTCCGCCTCCGGCAACTTCGTCGCCTGCATCGCGGCGTCGCCCTGAGCGAGGTAGTCATCGGCGTTCTTTCGATGGCATCCGGCCACCGCCAGGAAAACTGCGGCCAGCGCGATCATTCTAATTTGCCAGGTCAGATTGGTCCGTCGTTTCGTCAGCATCTCAACTCCTTCGGCCTTCCACCCGGCTCTTCGATGGCGGTAACCGTTGCAAGCACGTTCTTCGATCATGTTGGATTGGCGGTCTGAACCATGTCAAGCCGGACTGCTCGCGCGCTGCGCCATCGATCGATTCACCGTTTTAATGCGCTCGTGCGGTAGGTTATAAGTTACCCCGTGCGCTCGATTCTTATCGCAGCCAAGCAACTCGAACTCGCCAAGACGCGGCTCGCCAGCGTATTGCCGCCCGGCGAGCGGATAGCGCTGGCCGACGCGATGTTTCGCGACGTACTCGCCGCCGCGACGCGTTCGCGCATCGCAGATCAGGTCGCCGTCGTGAGTTCCGATCGCAGGCTGCTCGGCTACGCGCGCGATGCCGGCGCGCTGCCGATCGATGAGGAATTTCCGCGCGGCCTCAACGCCGCCGTCGCGCTCGCGAGCGCCGTACTCAAGGTGCGCGGCGCCAACACCGTATGCACCGTGCTGTCGGATATCCCGCTGACCACTGCCGATGACATCGACCAGGTGTTCGCTGCGATGCCGTCCGGATGCGGCGCGGTGCTGGTCCCATCCGGCGATTTCTCCGGCACCAACGTGATCTGCCGCTCGCCCGCCGACGTTGTGGCGACTCATTTCGGCCGGATGAGCCTGCTGCGCCATCTCGACGATTGCCGCACATCCGATCTTCCAGCTAAAGTGCTGCGACTTGCCCGGCCTGCGCTCGACCTGGACGTCATCACGGATCTGATCGAGTTCGTTCGCGCCGGGTCATCCACCTACACGCATAATCACTTGGCTCGCCTCGGGATTGCCGACCACTAAGAAAAACTGGACCGAATGTCGATCGTAATTCTGATTGAGCGCCTCGGCGCCCTCGTCCTCGACGGCATCCTCCAGTTGGGTGCGTTCGTCCTGTTCCTGCTGAACGCGCTCTTCTACGCGATCGTGCCACCGTACAAGCCTCGCTTGCTGATTCGCCAGATCCGCAATATCGGCGCGGACTCGCTGTTCCTGATCGTTCTGATCGCCGCCTTCACCGGCATGGTGCTGGGCCTGCAAGGCTACAACGCACTGCATCGTTTCGGCTCGGATACCGCCCTCGGCACTGTCGTCGCGCTGATCCTCGTGCGCGAGCTTGGCCCGGTCCTCGCCGCGCTGATGATCGCCGCTCGCGCCGGCTCCGCGATGGCGGCCGAACTCGGCTCGATGCAGGCGACGGAGCAAATCGACGCGCTGACCGTGATGGCGATCAACCCCATCCAGTACCTCGTCTCGCCGCGAGTGCTGGCGGGAATCGTGGCCTTTCCCTTGCTCACTTCAATCTTCGACGTGATCGGAATCTGGGGCGGCTATGTGATCGGCGTCGATTTGCTCGGCGCTCCCTCCGGCCCGTACTTTAATGGAATCGCATCCAACCTTGTTTCGCACGACATCGCGATCGGCCTCTACAAGGCGCTGGTTTTCGGCGTGGTCGTGATGTGGGTATGCTGCTACAAAGGTTACTATGCTGAGCGGATGGCGACCGGCGTAAGCCGTGCCACTACTGAAGCTGTAGTGTTGTCCAGCGTGTTAATACTTGCTTGGGACTATTTTCTTACTTCGGTATTATTGTGATCGAACACCAATCAACATGAGCGATCAAACGACGAATAACGACGGCAGCAACGCGATCAATGTCCGCGACCTGCGCCGTCGCTTCGGCCAGCAACAGGTTCTCGACGGCGTCACGCTCGATATTCCCGCCGGTCAGATCACCACGATCGTCGGACCGAGCGGATCGGGCAAAACCGTCTTTCTGAAGCATCTGAATTTGCTCCTGCGGCCCGACTCAGGCCAGATCGTGATCGATAAAATCGACGTCACCCGGCTCCGCGGCGCGGCGGTCAACGCGGTGCGCGAGAAATTCGGGATGCTCTTTCAGGCCGGTGCGCTGTTCGACTCGATGAGCGTGTTCGACAACGTCGCGTTTCCGCTGGTCGAGAAAACCGACATGGCGAGATCTGAAATCGAGCATCGCGTGCTGGAAACTCTGAAAGCCGTGGGCCTCGAAGGGATGGAGCGCAAATATCCCTCCCAGATGAGCGGCGGGATGCAGAAGCGGGCGGCGCTCGCGCGCGCGCTCGTCCGCCGGCCCAAAATCCTGATGCTCGACGAACCCACGACCGGGCTTGATCCCAGCCGCACAGGTGCTATTCACGACTTGATTCGCCGCACCCAGAAAAATTTCGAGCTGACGGCTGTGATGGTGAGCCACGATGTGCCAGCGGTGTTTGAAGTATCCGATCGGGTCGCGTTTCTTCATCGCGGCAAGACTCATCTAAACGGCGCCGTGGACGAAGTGATGGCCGCCGATGACGACGTATTCAAGCGCTTCCTCGCGGGCAAGGCTTCCGGCGACGAGAATGAAGCCCTCGCGGGCTGAATAAGGACTATGTACGCAAGCCGCACCACTCAATTCATCGTCGGGATCTTCGCTATCCTGGGAATAGTCGCGCTCGCGATTCTCTCCTTCTCGCTTGGCAAGATTTCGCTGGTCGAACAACCGGGGTACACGCTTTACGCCAATTTCGATAACATTGCTGGCTTGAAAACCGGCAATCAGATCGAACTGGCCGGCGTCGAGATCGGCAAGGTCGCCAAAATCGGCCTGCACGACGCTCGCGCGCGGGTCGCTTTGCGCATCCAGAAAGGCGTCCAGATCGACAACGACGCCATCGCCGGCGTCAAGAGCGCCGGACTGCTCGGCGACAAGTACGTTTCGATAGCGCTTGGCCCCGGCGATAAAATACTCAAGGACGGCGACATCATCCGCGAGACGCAATCGTCATTCGTGCTCGAAGATGCGATCGGCCAGGTAATCAACAATATCGGCAGCGGCGGCGGCAGCAAGGAATCCGAGCAGGGTGCGGACAAGAGCCCGCCTGCCGAAAAGCCCGCCCCAACCGCGAAGGAAAAAGGTAAGTAGTCAATCGAGCAGGTCTATGAATACGCAATCTTCAAACTCGCCGCGGTTCCCGAGGTCGATTAATCCGCGTGGCGCAACGCTGACGCTACTCCTGATACTCGTCGTCGCCACGATTCTGCCGATAGCATCCGCGCGCGCCGCCGTCGATCCGATCACCACGGTGCAGAACACCGTCAATCAGTCCTTGACCGTGCTCCGCGACAAGCAGACGCCGCTCGCGCAGCGCCAGGATCAACTTCGCAGCATCGTCGCCGGCACTTTTGAATTCACCGAGATGGGCAAATCCGCGCTCGGCTACCATTGGCGCCAAATCACGCCCGAGCAGCAGAAAGAGTTCACCTCCGTTTTCGTGTCGTTTATCCAAGACTCCTACCTGAGCAAGATTTCCGATTATCGCGGGCCCGATTACCAAGTAAATTTTCTCGGCGCCCGCAGTGACGGTCCCGGGTTCGCGCAGGTCAACACCGATATCATTCGCGCGGGCAAGGATCCCATCCACGTGAACTACCGGCTGCAGAAGCAGGGCGACGAATGGAAGATCTACGACGTCACGGTGGACGCGATCAGCATCATCGCGAACTACCGCAATCAATTTAACCGCGTCATGAATAACCAAGGATACGCGACCCTGATCAATGACCTCAAAGGCAAGCAGGCGTCGCTCGCGGCGCGGCTCGCCACCCGCTGATTCTTCATCGATCGAGCGAGCGTTGCGAGGCCGCTCAGGTTGTGGAATCCTGACCGATTCATGAGTAAGATAACGCGCTAATCGCACAGGACCTACGGCGGCTCGATTCACCTCGCGGGTCGAAACCGCCACGGAGATCAAAATGACTCGTTGTCCGAAACCAGCCGGAGATGCCGGCGCGCTCCGAACGCTTGTCGCAGCGTTGATCATCGCGGGCTTTAGCTTTGCCGCGCCGGCCCGCGCCCAGAATGCTGCCCCGCTCGGAACTCCTCAGCAACCGTCTGCGTCCGCGCCGCTTCCCGGCGAGAACAACCAGGGCGGCTACGACGATCCGCTCGCGCCCTTCAACGAAAAGATGTTCACCTTCAACCTGAAGCTCGACGACTGGATCCTGCGTCCCGTCGCCAGCGGCTATGCCGCGATTGCGCCCCAACCGGTCCGCGAAAGCGTCGGCCGCTTCTTCGAAAACGCCCGCGTCATCCCGCGCTTCGCCAATAACCTCTTCCAGCTCAAGCTGGCCGAGGCGGGAGGCGAGGTTGCGCGCTTCGGAATCAATTCCACATTGGGCGTCGTCGGACTGTTCGATCCCGCCGACGAATGGTTCGGCATCAAGGAGCATCCCAACGATTTCGGACTCACGATTCGCTACTACGATATCCCGACCGGGCCATACGTGATGCTCCCGGTCCTCGGGCCTTCGACGATCGGCGACGCGATCGGCATCGCCGCCGACGGTGCGATGGATCCGATCAGCTACTTCGTCCCGTTCTACGTTTCGATCGCAGTCAGCGTCGGCCGCAAGGGCATCGACGCGGTGAACTACCGATCACTGCATCTCGACCTGTTCGAGCAGGCCGATCGTTATGCGATCGATCTGTACGGCGCGGTTCAGGATGCGTACCTGCAAACCCGCATGCATGACGTAAAGGTCCTGCACGAAGAGCGATGGTAGCCTGATCGCAGCGCAACTTAACCGTCACATCTGAAAGCCAGCGCCGCGGGACAATCGTCTCGCGGCGCTTTAGTTTTAGATTGAAATGTGGCGGGGCGAGAATCAGTTCACGTGTTCCCACGCGTGATACGAACTGCGCACCAGCGGCCCCGCCTCGACATGATGAAATCCCATCGCGAGCGCCTCGAGCTTGAGCTCCGCAAACTCAGCCGGCGTGACGTAGCGCGCCACCTCGATATGCTCCTTCGAGGGCCTGAGATACTGCCCGAGCGTCAGGATGTCGCATCCGACGCCACGCAAATCGCCGATCACCTCGAGTAGTTCCGTAGTCGATTCGCCCAGCCCCAGCATCACGCCGGCCTTGGTGAACATCCGCTTGCCCGATGATCGCGCCGCCGTCTTCGCATGGCGCAGCACCGCGAGCGATCGCGCATAGTTGCCGCCGGGACGAACGTTGCGATACAGGCTCGGCACCGTCTCGATATTGTGATTATAAACGTCGATCGGCGAAGCGACGACGGTCTCGACGCTCGCAAACGATCCCTGGAAATCCGGCACCAGCACTTCGACCCGCGCCGCCGGCGACTCGGCCTTGATTGCCCGCGCAGTCGCCGCAAAATGCGCCGCGCCTCCATCTTCCAGATCGTCGCGATCGACCGACGTCACCACCACGTGCTCGAGGCCGAGCTTCGCGACCGCCTCCGCGATTCGGCGCGGCTCGTCCGCGTCGAGCGGCCGCACCTTGCCGTGCGCCACCGCGCAGTACGGACAATTGCGCGTGCATACGTCGCCCATCAGCATGAAGGTGGCCGTGCGATGCGAAAAGCATTCGCCGATATTCGGACAGCACGCTTCCTGGCAAACCGTATGCAGCTTCAATTCGCCGAGAATCGACTTGGTGCGGAAATACTCAGGCGATACCGGCGCGCGCACCTTGATCCAATCAGGATGTCGTCGTTCTGCCATTCTTACTCTTGAATCTTCTCCGATTCCGCCCTTCCCATATTAACAGCGCGTAGCGCGCATCTTCTCTATCGCCACGGGAAGCCCGAAACCTCGTGAGGTTTCGGATCTCTTCTTCCGTTCCCTTCTTTCATTTCGATCATCGATCCATAGCCGAACACGCGCTGGAAGCTGTCGCGCATCGCGATTCTGAACTCGTCGATCGAAACCTCGCGATTCTTGAGCGCCGCCATCGACGTCATTTCACAGCCCTCGATTCCGCACGGCACGATAGAATCGAAGAAACTCAAATCGGTACTCACATTCAGCGCGAAACCGTGATACGTCACCCAGCGCCGGATACCAACTCCGATTGAACCGATCTTCCGCGCGCCGACCCACACGCCGGTCAGACCCTCGCGCCGATTTGCCTCGATGCCGAAATTGGCGAGCGCCTCGATCATCGCTTGCTCGAGACTGCGCAGATATTTCGAGACGTCGCGCGCGCGCCCGTCCAGCTTCAGAATCGGATAGCCTACTAATTGCCCGGGCCCGTGATAAGTCACCTGCCCGCCGCGCGATACGCGCCGTATCGGCACTGCGTCCGGTTTCGCCACGATGAATCGTTCGTCGGCGCCGCGCCCCAGCGTGAACACGTGCGGATGCTCCAACAGCAGCAACGTATCCTCGATCTCGTCTGCGATTCGCGCCTCCAGCAACTCGGTCTGCAAGCCGAGCGCCGCGTCGTAATCGACGATTCCGAGGCTCGCCACCCGCAATGTCCGCCCCACTGTCAAAGTGATCGCCTTCGCCTTTGCATCTCAGAAATTGATCGCCTCGCCCTCGGCCGCCAGCGCCGCTTCCATGATCGCTTCTGACATCGTTGGATGAGGATGCACCGTCTTGCCGATTTCGGCGGTCGTCGTTTCGAGCGTCTTGCCGAGCACCACTTCGGAAATAATATCGGTCGCGCCGTGACCGATAATCTGGCATCCGATCACCTCGCCATACTTTTTCGTCGCAACGATCTTCACGAAGCCCTCGGCCTCGCCGATCGCGACCGCCTTGCCGTTTGTGCGAAATGGAATCTTGCCGACTTTCACCTCGATCCCGCGCGCTTTTGCGTCCGCCTCGCTAAGCCCGACCGTCGCGACTTCCGGCTGGCAGTAGATGCATCCCGGAATCGACAGCAAATCGAAGCCCGGCTCGCGCACACCTGCCATTATTTCCACCGCCGCGATTCCTTCGGCGCTCGCCTTATGCGCCAGCAGTGGCGGGCGAATCACGTCGCCGATCGCATAGATGCTCGGCACCGTCGTCTGAAACGAATCGTTGATTTTTATGAAGCCGCCGCGCTCGACCTCGATCCCGAGTTTTTCAAGTCCGATATTTTTGCTGAGAGGAGTGCGCCCGACCGCAACCAGCACCGCCTCCGCCTCGATCGATTTGTCGATGCCATCGGCGTTCACCGTGACTGACCACAGGTCGCCGCTCCGCGCCATCGACTTGTAGCCGTGCCCCAGCATCACTGTAACTTTGCGTTTGACGAACGCCCGGCGCAGTTCTTCGGCAAGCTCCGAGTCGAAGCCGGGCAGCATCTGCTTTTCGAGTTCGACGATCGTCACCGTCGAGCCAAAAGCGTTGTAGAAGTATCCGAACTCGAGGCCGATCGCGCCGGCGCCGATCACGATCACGCTCGCCGGCAGGCGATCCAGCACCAGCGCTTCCTTGCTGGTGATCACGCCGTCGCCGATTTTCATGCCCGGAAAGAGCCGCTCGCCCGATCCCGCCGCGATCAGAATCCGCTCGCCTTCGAGCGACGCGGCGGCGGGCGGCGCCTTGCCTTCGACCGGCTTGAGCGCGACCGAATTGGGCCCGGTGATCGCCGCGTCGGCCTCGAAATAATCGACCTTGTTCTTCTTCAGCAGGAAGCTCACGCCGCGCGCGAGCTTGTCGGCCGCGGCGCGCGAGCGCGCAATCACCTTGGCGAAGTCGAAGCGCACCTCGCCGACTTCGATTCCATGCTCCTTCGCCGCGCCGCGAATCGTATCCATCGCGCCCGCCGAGTTGAGCAGCGCCTTCGACGGGATACATCCCCAGTTAAGGCAGACGCCGCCGGGGCGATCGCGCTCGATCACCGCGACCCGCATTTTTAGCTGGCTGGCGCGAATCGCCGCCACGTATCCGCCGGGTCCCGAGCCGATCACCACCAGGTCATAGCGTGCGTTTGCCAAGATTAAGTCCCTTCAAGAATCAGCGAAGCCTTGCGAGGCTTTCCAACAAATAAGTTTCCGCGAGCGTCAGCGAAGCTTTGTTCGACGCGTCCGGCGCCGTTCTCCCGTCGTTATCCAAAGCCAACTCGTCTACCGCATCAACGATACGACGATCGCGCTCGACAGTCATCCGAATAGCTCTCCCGCTATTTCACGGAAGGAGCGCCTGCCCTGAGCGCCGAAGCGCGCCGCTCTTCTGAAGTATGAGGACGGTCGCATCGATCTTCGTTGTCCCCGTTCTGGTCGCGGGTCGCGAGCCGTCGAGAGCGAAACGCGCGCGCGACCCGCACATCGCTAAAGTAACCGGCGGGCGCACTCGACGATCTCGGCGGAGCGCACCCGCTCGACCGGCGCCGCGAGCGAATCATAAGCGCCGCGATAAATCTGCGCTGCGATCTCCGCGTCGGCGTGTCCGGGGCGTGCCGAGCACACCACCATTGCGCGACGAGTCCGCTTCACCGATTCGACAACGGTTGTCATGTCGAGCGGATTCAATGTGCGCAGATCGATCAGCTCCGCTTCGATTCCATCCTTGGCGAGCATCTCCGCCGCGCCGATCGCCTCATGAACGCATCTCGAGTACGTGACAATCGTCAAGTCCGCGCCCTCGCGCAGCACGTTCGCCTTGCCGAACGGAAGTATCAAATCGCGGTCGCCCGGCACCTCGCCAACTGCGTCGTAGAGCGATTCGTGCTCGACGAAAATGACCGGCTGATCGCCGCGAATCGCGGATTTCAGCAATCCTTTGGCATCGGCTGGCGTCGCCGGCGCTGCGACGCGAACGGTATCCGAGTTCACGAAAAATCCTTCGACAGATTGCGCGTCCAGCGCGTCCGTTTCATCGCCGCGAAGAATCGTTACGCGAATCACGATTGGCACTTTCGCTCTGCCTTGAGCCCGCGGCCTGCTGCCCGCGGCCATCGCGAGCATAGAACTTATCGCCAGCGCGTTCGCATCGCGCGACGTCAACTCGATCACCGGCTTGAGCCCGCCGAGCGCCGCGCCGATGCCAGCGCCGACGATCGCCGCCGCCGAATTCGGCATGTCGCGCACGCGCCGATCGCCGTAAGTCGCGAGCAATCCATCGCTGACCCTGAACCCGCCGCCGAAGTAGCCGACCTCCGCGCCCATGATGAACACGCGTTCGTCGCGCTCGAGTTCTTCGCCGAGCGCCTGCCGCAATGCTTCGCGATACGAGATCTGCGCCATCGAGATTCAGTTTTTGACGGTGTCGCTTTTCGACCCCTCGAGTATTGCCTGCGCGAATTTCACCGCGTCGTCGATCGCTGCGCCAACTTCCCGATCGATGCGATCCAGTTCGGGCTCGGCGAGCGCATTTTCTGCGATCAGCCGCGCGCGCAGATTCAGAATCGGATCGCGCTCGCGCCAGATCGGCTCCTCGCGGCGCGTGTCGTAATCAGCCGCATCCGAAAACGCCGAGCTTCGATAGCGATACGTCACGGCTTCGATCAGCGACGGGCCGTCGCCTTCGCGCGCGCGCCGCGCCGTGTCAATCGTCGCGGCGTAAACCGCGATCACGTCCATCCCATCGACGCGCACGCCGGGCATCTTGTACATGTCGGCCACGCGATACAGTTCCTCCTGGCAGACGGTGTTGTCGATAAACGTCCCCATCCCGTAGAAATTGTTCTCACAGATGAACACGATCGGCAGGTTCGAGATCGACGCGAGATTGAGCGCTTGATGAAATGCTCCCTGCGCCAGCGCCTCGTCGCCGAAGATGCAGCAGACCATCGCCGGTTCACTCTTGTAGTTGAGTGCAAGCGCGAGGCCGCCCGCGATCGCGAGACCGCTCGCGCCATTCGCGCCGATGAAGAGCGTGCGATCCTCGATTGCCGGCGCCGAATCCGTGCGGCTCACAAGTTCGCTCTCGACACCCATCAATTCCGCCATCGCGGCCCGCGGATCTGCGCCGCGCGCGAGTCGATGCCCATATTCGTGATACGTCGAGACAACAATGTCGCCGCGCGCGAGCGCATGGATCGCGCCGACGCATGCCGCCTCTTCGCCCGCGTAGATTTGGCGATGACCGGCGAGCCTGCCCATCCGAAAAATCTCGTCCGCTTTGTCGTCGAAGCTGCGGACGAGCTTCATCCGCCGATAGAGCGCAAGGCACTCGCCTTCTTCGATCATCTGCGTATCGTCCTGATCGTTCTGCCTGTTCATCCTGTTCCGACGCCGCCAACCGGCGCGATCGTTTGCAATCGAATCAACTTAGCAGAAAGGGGTCCCTGTAATTTTATAGCAGTGCAGGTTCGTGTCATTTCGAGCATAGCGAGAAATCCCGGATCCGGGTTCCCTCGTCGCTTTCGCTCACTCGGGATGACACGGAATGGGTCCGCGAGACGAATCGAGATTTATCTCTTCATCTTCTTACTAACAGCGCGTAGCGCGCATCCTATCGCCCCAGGAAGCCCGAAACCCGTGAGGGGTTTCGGCCCATTAAAATTTCCACATGAAGCGGTGCCGGCTGCGACGTGAGATGCCGGCTAGTCTAGTCGAACAGTTCGCGCTGGAAGGCCGCCGCGACCGGCGAGAAGCTGCGGCGATGAATCGGCGACGGCCCGCGCTCTCTCAGCAGCGTGAAGTGCTCACTGGTGCAGTATCCCTTGTGCTGCGCGAAGCCGTAGCCGGGATAGACCGCGTCGTACTCGATCATCATGCGGTCCCGCGTCACCTTCGCCACGATCGACGCCGCCGCGATACAAAAGCTCTTGCGATCTCCGCCGACGATTCGCGTCTGCGGCAACTTGAGTCCCGGTATCAGACGCCCGTCGACCAGCACGTGACCCGGCAGATGACTCAGCGCCGCGAGCGCCCGCTCGCTCGCTCGCATCGTCGCCCAGTAGATATTCAGTCGATCGATTTC contains these protein-coding regions:
- the lpdA gene encoding dihydrolipoyl dehydrogenase translates to MANARYDLVVIGSGPGGYVAAIRASQLKMRVAVIERDRPGGVCLNWGCIPSKALLNSAGAMDTIRGAAKEHGIEVGEVRFDFAKVIARSRAAADKLARGVSFLLKKNKVDYFEADAAITGPNSVALKPVEGKAPPAAASLEGERILIAAGSGERLFPGMKIGDGVITSKEALVLDRLPASVIVIGAGAIGLEFGYFYNAFGSTVTIVELEKQMLPGFDSELAEELRRAFVKRKVTVMLGHGYKSMARSGDLWSVTVNADGIDKSIEAEAVLVAVGRTPLSKNIGLEKLGIEVERGGFIKINDSFQTTVPSIYAIGDVIRPPLLAHKASAEGIAAVEIMAGVREPGFDLLSIPGCIYCQPEVATVGLSEADAKARGIEVKVGKIPFRTNGKAVAIGEAEGFVKIVATKKYGEVIGCQIIGHGATDIISEVVLGKTLETTTAEIGKTVHPHPTMSEAIMEAALAAEGEAINF
- a CDS encoding alpha-ketoacid dehydrogenase subunit beta; amino-acid sequence: MAQISYREALRQALGEELERDERVFIMGAEVGYFGGGFRVSDGLLATYGDRRVRDMPNSAAAIVGAGIGAALGGLKPVIELTSRDANALAISSMLAMAAGSRPRAQGRAKVPIVIRVTILRGDETDALDAQSVEGFFVNSDTVRVAAPATPADAKGLLKSAIRGDQPVIFVEHESLYDAVGEVPGDRDLILPFGKANVLREGADLTIVTYSRCVHEAIGAAEMLAKDGIEAELIDLRTLNPLDMTTVVESVKRTRRAMVVCSARPGHADAEIAAQIYRGAYDSLAAPVERVRSAEIVECARRLL
- a CDS encoding ribonuclease HII; the protein is MSKRPDLRYERRLWKTGIDAVAGVDEAGVGPMAGPVVAAAVIFSPETFIRGVHDSKQLTPEEREELFEPIRSRAIAVGIGVADVLEIDRLNIYWATMRASERALAALSHLPGHVLVDGRLIPGLKLPQTRIVGGDRKSFCIAAASIVAKVTRDRMMIEYDAVYPGYGFAQHKGYCTSEHFTLLRERGPSPIHRRSFSPVAAAFQRELFD
- a CDS encoding thiamine pyrophosphate-dependent enzyme; the protein is MNRQNDQDDTQMIEEGECLALYRRMKLVRSFDDKADEIFRMGRLAGHRQIYAGEEAACVGAIHALARGDIVVSTYHEYGHRLARGADPRAAMAELMGVESELVSRTDSAPAIEDRTLFIGANGASGLAIAGGLALALNYKSEPAMVCCIFGDEALAQGAFHQALNLASISNLPIVFICENNFYGMGTFIDNTVCQEELYRVADMYKMPGVRVDGMDVIAVYAATIDTARRAREGDGPSLIEAVTYRYRSSAFSDAADYDTRREEPIWRERDPILNLRARLIAENALAEPELDRIDREVGAAIDDAVKFAQAILEGSKSDTVKN